A window of Blastocatellia bacterium contains these coding sequences:
- a CDS encoding tetratricopeptide repeat protein, with amino-acid sequence MSKNINNQIQLKQVEVHSINDNESRVEVELCLNERSELVEKTTATDLSSQLMTIGLATLECIKLLLSRPLECQINYVKQISGKQNTRDSIETLVRVRENGKEILLNGSSLITDSIYKATVLSLLNALARLLEKMTELQQQRERVGRTGALVIPNLINVGTVSINDANENTLSNSKNVNDLSMDEESTTDKLANVIQAKELFIQAEALIRKGNYTVAKQTLKEAISLDNTQANYHCQLGISLANLGENEEAEKLLLKATEIDPNSAICQTELGLFYKEIGRIDKAQILLEKAVELGADARAKRALATVKELICVFDPEKEKFLQEKQELKTITGSLKTKNNQDPSLFSKAINTKTIAIFFTAILVLISASIGIVYLYNYLVITTRNQISDADLENPRYKAIKIVSDFPSTKKGLSVGEQIEQYIKEQNIKEYTWVAAPDKTGQYIVVVTFNKNGKEETAIWTVDLTKKICKAESGLAKQFSGS; translated from the coding sequence ATGTCAAAAAATATCAACAATCAGATTCAACTAAAACAAGTAGAAGTACATTCAATTAATGATAATGAATCTCGTGTTGAAGTAGAGCTTTGCTTAAATGAACGTAGCGAATTGGTGGAAAAAACAACTGCTACAGATCTTTCATCCCAGCTAATGACCATAGGGTTAGCTACTTTAGAATGTATTAAACTTCTGCTTTCCAGACCTTTAGAATGTCAAATAAACTATGTTAAACAAATATCAGGTAAGCAAAATACTCGTGATAGCATAGAAACCTTGGTTCGAGTAAGAGAAAACGGAAAAGAAATCTTACTTAATGGTAGTAGTTTAATCACAGATTCTATCTATAAGGCTACAGTTTTATCACTATTAAATGCTTTAGCTCGTTTGCTAGAAAAGATGACAGAATTACAACAACAACGTGAGCGTGTTGGCCGCACAGGTGCTTTAGTTATCCCAAATTTAATTAATGTGGGAACTGTAAGTATTAATGATGCCAATGAAAACACGCTATCTAACTCTAAAAATGTAAATGACTTATCTATGGATGAAGAATCCACAACAGATAAATTAGCTAATGTTATTCAAGCAAAAGAGCTTTTTATCCAAGCAGAAGCCTTAATTAGAAAAGGAAATTATACAGTTGCAAAACAGACACTAAAAGAAGCTATTAGTTTAGACAACACACAAGCTAACTATCATTGCCAACTAGGAATCTCACTAGCCAATCTTGGAGAAAATGAAGAAGCTGAAAAATTATTACTTAAAGCTACAGAAATAGATCCAAACTCGGCTATTTGTCAAACTGAACTAGGGCTTTTTTATAAGGAAATAGGAAGAATTGATAAAGCACAAATTTTACTTGAAAAGGCTGTTGAACTAGGTGCAGATGCTCGCGCTAAACGTGCTTTGGCTACAGTTAAAGAATTAATTTGTGTCTTTGATCCAGAAAAAGAAAAATTCCTTCAAGAAAAACAAGAACTTAAGACTATTACAGGTTCACTAAAAACTAAAAATAATCAAGATCCTAGTTTATTTTCAAAGGCAATTAACACAAAAACAATAGCTATTTTTTTTACTGCTATTTTAGTTCTTATTAGTGCAAGTATTGGAATAGTATATCTATATAATTACTTAGTTATTACTACAAGAAATCAAATTTCTGATGCTGATTTAGAAAATCCTAGATATAAAGCAATCAAAATTGTTAGTGATTTTCCATCTACTAAAAAAGGTTTAAGTGTTGGTGAACAAATAGAACAATATATAAAAGAGCAAAATATTAAGGAATATACCTGGGTAGCTGCACCAGATAAAACAGGACAATATATTGTAGTCGTAACTTTTAATAAAAATGGAAAAGAAGAAACGGCTATTTGGACAGTAGATTTAACTAAGAAAATTTGTAAAGCTGAAAGTGGGCTTGCAAAGCAATTTTCTGGTAGCTAA
- a CDS encoding NHL repeat-containing protein produces the protein MRSSNLITRSLVCLAVFILLITTIVFQPVQSNSLPQENQTINSPLVSDNPRTGKIIPKVENEKKEYVLGMPIWDNGDFDGIDGLVSEVNSSYGESRTADDFILNNTAKINFITVQMYSSLNPHQAQLEIYNDMGMDALGRPINDSPIATYLSTSFTQVGSGYGYPIVEFTFDTPGLTLPAGKYWVCPMGLGAIVSSKRAFFATTGDGNIQLEPGYFKSPFHSYPNWGIHHTVVSDFAFKVYASNTGVDHLSVYAADTKNNRIQRSTDDGATWHMIGYGPGLTAGKFNAPRGVTANSNDMIIFVADTMNNRIQRSTNGGVSWQIIAPAGTITGKVNQPYGLAYDENMDRLYVADTLNNRIQVAMGAATATPVFNIFEGATAGTAIGKFNQPVSVAVSADSNSIYVSDTSNNRIQVYNIAEGTWSIFAGATAGTAVGKVNQPHGIYVDNIGRVYVADHANNRIQMISTMPEKFLNGNSGWTVFMGPGTAIGTVNKPCGVVYSASGNVFVGDTFNNRVQKKNLETDVVTIVGGPGLPMGYFYQPTGIR, from the coding sequence ATGAGATCCTCTAATTTAATAACGCGATCGCTTGTTTGTTTAGCGGTATTTATTTTGTTAATTACCACTATTGTTTTTCAACCAGTCCAGTCTAATTCTTTACCTCAAGAAAACCAAACAATAAACAGCCCTCTAGTATCAGACAATCCTAGAACGGGCAAGATTATTCCTAAAGTAGAAAATGAGAAAAAAGAATATGTTCTTGGTATGCCAATTTGGGATAATGGCGATTTTGATGGAATTGATGGATTAGTTTCAGAAGTAAATTCTTCTTATGGAGAATCACGCACAGCAGACGATTTTATCCTAAACAATACTGCAAAAATAAATTTTATCACAGTGCAAATGTACTCTAGTCTAAACCCACATCAAGCACAGCTAGAAATCTATAATGATATGGGTATGGATGCTCTAGGTCGTCCTATTAATGATTCACCTATAGCAACTTATCTTTCTACTAGCTTTACTCAAGTAGGAAGTGGTTATGGCTACCCAATAGTTGAATTTACTTTTGATACCCCAGGTTTAACTTTGCCAGCAGGTAAATATTGGGTTTGTCCAATGGGATTAGGTGCTATTGTTAGTTCCAAAAGAGCATTTTTTGCTACTACTGGTGATGGTAATATCCAACTAGAACCTGGTTATTTCAAATCACCTTTCCATAGCTATCCTAATTGGGGTATTCATCACACTGTAGTTTCGGACTTTGCTTTTAAGGTTTATGCTAGTAATACTGGTGTAGATCATTTAAGTGTTTATGCTGCTGATACCAAAAATAACCGAATCCAACGCTCTACAGATGATGGAGCAACTTGGCATATGATTGGTTATGGCCCTGGGTTAACAGCAGGTAAATTTAATGCTCCTCGTGGAGTTACTGCTAACTCTAATGACATGATTATTTTTGTTGCTGATACGATGAATAATCGAATCCAACGTTCTACTAATGGTGGAGTAAGTTGGCAAATAATTGCCCCTGCTGGAACAATAACTGGAAAAGTAAATCAACCTTATGGCCTAGCTTATGATGAAAATATGGATAGGCTCTATGTTGCAGATACGCTTAATAACCGTATCCAAGTAGCAATGGGAGCAGCTACAGCAACACCTGTATTTAATATTTTTGAAGGTGCAACAGCAGGTACTGCTATAGGTAAGTTTAATCAACCTGTTAGCGTTGCCGTTAGTGCAGATTCTAATAGTATTTACGTTAGTGATACTAGTAATAACCGTATCCAAGTTTACAATATTGCAGAAGGTACTTGGTCAATTTTTGCAGGTGCAACGGCTGGTACTGCGGTTGGTAAAGTAAATCAACCTCATGGAATCTATGTAGATAATATAGGAAGAGTTTATGTAGCAGACCATGCTAACAATCGGATTCAAATGATAAGCACAATGCCAGAAAAATTCTTAAATGGAAATAGCGGATGGACAGTATTTATGGGGCCAGGTACAGCAATTGGTACAGTTAACAAACCTTGTGGTGTTGTATATTCTGCTTCTGGTAATGTTTTTGTTGGAGATACTTTTAATAATCGAGTTCAAAAGAAGAACTTAGAGACAGATGTAGTTACTATTGTTGGAGGCCCTGGGCTACCTATGGGCTATTTCTATCAACCAACTGGTATACGTTAA
- the modA gene encoding molybdate ABC transporter substrate-binding protein codes for MYYTNSITVNDLLDLTKSDFKQIAIASPELAPYGLAAKQALQNIGIWSNIEKKIVYAENVNMALQYAKTGNVQAAFVARSLVDDKDKYLIVDESLHFPLDQALAVVTRSKNKELAKKFILFLTTQNPKLC; via the coding sequence TTGTATTACACTAATAGTATTACGGTTAATGACTTACTGGATTTAACTAAATCTGACTTTAAGCAAATAGCTATTGCTAGCCCAGAACTTGCACCTTATGGTTTAGCTGCAAAACAAGCTTTGCAAAACATAGGAATTTGGTCAAACATAGAGAAAAAAATTGTTTATGCAGAAAATGTTAATATGGCTTTGCAATATGCTAAAACAGGTAATGTTCAAGCTGCTTTTGTTGCACGTTCTTTGGTTGATGATAAAGATAAATACTTAATAGTAGATGAGAGCTTGCATTTTCCTTTAGATCAAGCATTGGCTGTTGTAACACGTAGTAAAAACAAAGAATTAGCAAAAAAATTCATTTTATTTTTAACTACTCAAAATCCAAAGCTCTGTTAG
- a CDS encoding adenosylhomocysteinase: MTSSTVPNCDVADLNLAPQGKTRIEWAAREMPVLDLIMKRFAEERPLDGIRLVACSHVTTETANLARALKAGGADAVLIASNPLSTQDDVAAALVVEYGIPVFARKGEDVETYLRHVNIALDHQPQIIIDDGCDVVATLVKERKDQVSNIIGTTEETTTGLQRLRAMIKSGVVNFPVIGVNDAQTKHFFDNRYGTGQSTLDGVVRATNILLAGKVIVVVGYGWCGKGVAMRARGMGANVIVTEIDPIKAVEAVMDGFRVMPIMEAAPVGDIFITVTGNRHVIDTAHFAKMKDGAMVCNSGHFDLELNLVGLGEISKDRRPLRNFVEEYTLKSNGHRVIVLGEGRLINLAAAEGHPASVMDMSFANQALSVEYLIKNKGSLPAGLHNLPKEVDLEIASLKLDAIGVKLDTLTPEMVEYINSWEHGT, translated from the coding sequence ATGACTAGTTCCACAGTCCCAAATTGTGATGTAGCCGATCTAAATTTAGCCCCTCAAGGCAAGACCCGTATTGAATGGGCTGCTAGAGAGATGCCTGTATTAGATTTAATTATGAAAAGATTTGCTGAAGAACGTCCGCTAGATGGTATTCGGCTAGTTGCTTGTTCTCATGTAACAACAGAAACAGCAAATTTAGCACGCGCTCTAAAAGCTGGTGGTGCAGATGCAGTGTTAATTGCTTCCAATCCTCTTTCAACTCAAGATGATGTTGCAGCCGCGCTAGTTGTTGAATATGGAATTCCTGTTTTTGCTCGCAAAGGTGAAGATGTAGAAACCTATCTGCGACACGTCAATATTGCACTAGATCATCAACCACAAATTATTATTGATGATGGTTGTGATGTTGTTGCTACATTAGTTAAAGAACGTAAAGATCAAGTGTCAAATATTATTGGTACTACTGAAGAAACCACTACAGGACTTCAACGCTTACGCGCGATGATTAAAAGCGGTGTAGTTAATTTTCCTGTTATTGGTGTTAATGATGCTCAAACCAAACATTTCTTTGATAACCGTTATGGTACAGGTCAATCAACTTTAGATGGTGTTGTACGTGCTACTAACATTTTGTTAGCTGGAAAAGTTATAGTAGTAGTTGGTTATGGTTGGTGTGGTAAAGGTGTAGCAATGCGTGCGCGTGGTATGGGTGCTAATGTGATTGTTACAGAAATTGACCCAATCAAAGCTGTAGAAGCGGTTATGGATGGTTTCCGTGTAATGCCTATTATGGAAGCTGCTCCTGTAGGAGATATTTTTATCACTGTAACAGGAAATCGCCATGTAATTGATACAGCACATTTTGCTAAGATGAAAGATGGCGCAATGGTCTGTAATTCTGGACACTTTGACCTAGAACTTAATTTAGTTGGGTTAGGTGAAATTTCTAAAGATCGTCGTCCATTACGTAATTTTGTTGAAGAATATACATTAAAGAGCAATGGACATCGCGTTATTGTTTTAGGCGAAGGCAGATTAATCAACCTGGCTGCTGCTGAAGGACATCCAGCATCAGTAATGGATATGAGTTTTGCTAATCAAGCTCTTTCTGTTGAGTATTTAATTAAAAATAAAGGCTCACTACCAGCAGGACTTCATAACTTGCCTAAAGAAGTAGATTTAGAAATTGCTAGCTTAAAACTAGATGCTATTGGAGTAAAACTAGATACTTTAACCCCAGAAATGGTTGAATATATTAATAGTTGGGAACACGGCACTTAA
- the htpG gene encoding molecular chaperone HtpG, with amino-acid sequence MVASAETFQFQAETKQLLDLVINSLYTHKEIFLRELISNASDAIDKLRFEALTKPELLEDGSQFEIRLESDKQNRTLTISDNGIGMSRDEVIANIGTIARSGTKEFREKLKNASSDNGLAELIGQFGVGFYSAFMAADKVTLVTRRAGEKEATLWESVGDGQYTLTTAERSKRGTSITLHLKAVDSEAGIEDYTDTWTLSNIVKRYSDFVAYPIVTREEREEVERDEDGNPKKDGKKETVIEDKTLNSMKPIWTRPQSEVTESEYAEFYKHISHDWQEPLKNISLRAEGRIEYQALLFIPSKAPFDLYYHGSEWGLRLYAKRILIMEKCEELIPRYLRFIKGIVDSADLPLNISRQTLQQDRHITQIRKWLAKKVLDTLKEMQEKDEEKYLQIWKEFGSSIKEGISSDFENKDKVVSLVLFESSNDKDKLTSLKDYVSRMKEDQKEIFYLTGESRTVVENSPHLEAFREKGYEVLYLVDTVDELVADSLHEFEGKALKSIGKGTIELGSEEEKQKAKQEIEEKQKQSANLLEFIQKKLGEDIKEVRLSNRLTSSPVCLVGAEQDYSPQLERLLRQAKNMPKQKRIMELNPKHDIFNKMQERYEKDKEDPLLGDYSELLLGYALLAEGSELPNPSRFNQLVVSLMTKNL; translated from the coding sequence ATGGTTGCTAGCGCAGAGACTTTTCAATTTCAGGCAGAGACAAAACAGCTTCTTGACCTGGTGATCAACTCACTTTATACGCACAAGGAGATATTTCTGCGGGAGTTGATCTCTAACGCTTCAGATGCCATAGATAAATTGCGTTTTGAAGCATTAACCAAGCCTGAATTATTAGAAGATGGTAGCCAATTTGAAATTCGACTTGAGTCAGATAAACAAAATCGTACCTTAACTATTTCTGATAATGGTATAGGGATGAGTCGGGACGAGGTAATTGCTAATATTGGTACAATTGCTAGGTCTGGGACTAAGGAATTTCGGGAAAAATTAAAAAATGCTAGCTCAGATAATGGGCTTGCAGAATTAATTGGGCAATTTGGGGTTGGTTTTTATTCTGCTTTTATGGCAGCAGATAAAGTTACTTTAGTCACTCGCCGGGCAGGAGAAAAAGAAGCTACTCTTTGGGAGTCTGTAGGCGATGGTCAATATACTCTAACAACAGCAGAACGTAGCAAACGTGGAACTAGCATCACCCTTCATCTTAAAGCTGTAGACAGCGAAGCAGGAATTGAAGATTACACTGACACTTGGACACTTTCCAACATTGTAAAACGATACTCAGACTTTGTTGCTTATCCAATCGTTACTAGAGAAGAACGCGAAGAAGTAGAACGAGATGAAGACGGCAATCCCAAAAAAGATGGTAAAAAAGAAACTGTAATTGAGGATAAAACCCTTAATTCAATGAAGCCAATTTGGACACGTCCACAATCAGAAGTAACAGAAAGCGAATATGCAGAGTTTTATAAACATATTTCTCATGATTGGCAAGAACCTCTAAAAAATATTTCTCTACGTGCTGAAGGTAGAATTGAGTATCAAGCCTTGTTATTTATTCCATCTAAAGCACCTTTTGACTTGTATTATCACGGTTCAGAATGGGGGCTTAGACTTTATGCTAAGCGTATTCTAATTATGGAGAAATGCGAAGAACTAATCCCAAGATATCTAAGATTTATCAAGGGAATTGTAGATTCTGCTGATCTACCACTAAATATTTCCCGTCAAACCTTGCAGCAAGACCGCCATATTACCCAAATTCGTAAATGGTTGGCTAAAAAAGTTTTAGATACCCTTAAAGAAATGCAGGAAAAAGATGAGGAAAAATATCTACAAATTTGGAAGGAATTTGGCTCTTCCATCAAAGAAGGTATTAGCAGCGACTTTGAAAATAAAGACAAAGTTGTTTCTCTAGTGCTTTTTGAGTCTTCAAATGACAAAGACAAACTTACTTCCTTAAAAGATTATGTTTCACGTATGAAAGAAGACCAAAAGGAAATTTTCTATTTAACTGGGGAGTCTCGAACTGTAGTAGAAAATTCACCACACCTTGAAGCTTTTCGTGAAAAAGGCTATGAAGTGCTTTATCTAGTTGATACTGTTGATGAACTGGTTGCTGATTCACTACATGAGTTTGAAGGTAAAGCATTAAAATCTATTGGTAAAGGTACTATAGAACTTGGTAGCGAGGAAGAAAAGCAAAAAGCTAAACAAGAGATAGAAGAAAAGCAAAAGCAAAGTGCTAACTTGCTAGAATTTATCCAAAAGAAACTTGGTGAAGATATTAAAGAAGTTCGTCTGTCCAATCGTTTGACCTCTTCACCAGTTTGTTTAGTTGGTGCTGAACAAGACTATAGCCCACAACTTGAACGGTTGTTGCGCCAAGCTAAAAATATGCCTAAACAAAAGCGGATTATGGAATTAAACCCTAAACACGATATCTTTAATAAAATGCAAGAAAGATATGAAAAAGACAAAGAAGACCCACTTCTTGGGGATTATTCAGAGCTATTACTAGGTTACGCACTTTTAGCAGAAGGTTCAGAACTTCCCAACCCATCACGCTTTAATCAATTAGTTGTTAGTCTAATGACAAAAAACCTGTAA
- a CDS encoding tyrosine--tRNA ligase translates to MSTVKADVWKELNWRGLIYQSTERELGEMMNKEQFTCYCGFDPTGDSLHAGNLVPLLGLARMQRAGHRPIAVAGGATGLVGDPSGKSDERNLLSREILASNVAAIRKQLEHFLDFTPGNYSARLVDNAEWLDGFNLLDFLRDVGKHFTINEMMSKDSVRNRMEQGISYTEFSYMLLQGYDFLHLFRKYNCSLQIGGSDQWGNILAGMELVRRVEHKSAYGLTFPLITNADGQKFGKTASGTRCWLDPNRTSPYKFYQFFIQVDDRDVIKFLRYFTFLTEEEINDLATKLAEQPEKREAQKALASALTELVHSKTELERAEAASQALFGGDLASLDKRTLLEVFEEAPSTELPKEYFTTGRLLVDALVDAKIESSKAAARQSIQGGGIYLNNTRITNVKEQLSENSLMHGAYLVVRRGKRNYYLIKVKE, encoded by the coding sequence ATGTCAACAGTTAAAGCGGACGTTTGGAAAGAACTAAACTGGCGAGGATTAATCTATCAATCAACAGAGCGCGAATTAGGCGAAATGATGAATAAAGAGCAATTTACTTGCTATTGTGGATTTGACCCTACAGGAGATTCTTTGCATGCTGGAAATCTTGTTCCGCTTTTAGGACTAGCTAGAATGCAACGCGCTGGACATCGTCCAATTGCCGTTGCTGGTGGCGCAACGGGTTTGGTTGGCGACCCTAGCGGCAAAAGCGACGAACGAAATTTACTTTCACGAGAAATTTTAGCTTCTAATGTTGCTGCTATTCGTAAACAACTAGAACATTTTCTTGATTTTACTCCTGGCAACTATTCAGCTAGACTTGTTGATAACGCCGAATGGCTAGACGGCTTTAATCTCCTAGATTTTTTACGTGATGTTGGTAAACACTTTACTATCAATGAAATGATGTCTAAAGATTCTGTGCGTAATAGAATGGAACAAGGCATTTCTTATACAGAATTTTCCTATATGTTGCTTCAAGGCTATGATTTTCTACATTTATTTAGAAAATATAATTGTAGCCTGCAAATAGGAGGAAGTGATCAATGGGGTAATATACTAGCAGGAATGGAACTAGTCCGACGAGTTGAGCATAAGAGTGCTTACGGACTTACATTTCCTTTAATTACTAATGCTGATGGTCAAAAATTCGGTAAAACTGCTAGTGGGACAAGATGTTGGTTAGATCCAAATAGAACTAGTCCTTATAAATTTTATCAATTTTTTATCCAAGTTGATGATCGTGACGTGATTAAATTTTTACGCTATTTTACTTTCTTAACCGAAGAAGAAATTAATGATTTAGCTACAAAACTAGCAGAACAGCCAGAAAAGCGTGAGGCACAAAAGGCTTTAGCAAGTGCTTTAACAGAGTTAGTGCATAGCAAAACGGAACTTGAACGCGCCGAAGCTGCTTCACAAGCTCTATTTGGTGGAGATTTAGCTAGTTTAGACAAACGAACTTTATTAGAAGTATTTGAAGAAGCCCCATCAACAGAACTTCCCAAAGAATACTTTACAACAGGCCGGCTCCTTGTAGATGCTTTGGTAGATGCAAAAATAGAGTCATCCAAGGCCGCAGCACGTCAAAGCATTCAAGGTGGAGGAATTTACTTAAATAATACTCGAATTACCAATGTTAAAGAGCAGTTATCAGAAAATAGCTTAATGCATGGAGCATATCTAGTAGTGCGACGAGGAAAGCGAAATTATTATCTAATTAAGGTAAAAGAATAG
- the modA gene encoding molybdate ABC transporter substrate-binding protein: protein MFRLLVFVLVFLLISCNSSQNFKLENQTLTIAAAANLEAVLREIGKDFQAETKLKPTFSFGATGNLAKQIENGAPFDLFMAADVKTIDLLIAKDHVINSSKRFMHKED from the coding sequence ATGTTTAGATTACTAGTTTTTGTGTTAGTTTTTCTACTTATTAGCTGTAATAGTAGCCAAAATTTTAAGCTGGAAAATCAAACATTAACAATTGCTGCTGCTGCTAATTTAGAAGCAGTGTTAAGAGAAATAGGAAAAGATTTTCAAGCTGAAACCAAGCTAAAACCTACTTTTAGTTTTGGTGCTACTGGAAATTTAGCTAAACAAATTGAAAACGGCGCACCTTTTGATTTATTTATGGCAGCAGATGTTAAAACAATAGATTTATTAATTGCAAAAGACCATGTAATTAATTCTAGTAAAAGATTTATGCACAAGGAAGATTAG